The Alphaproteobacteria bacterium US3C007 genomic interval CGGCCAGGGCGCGCGCAGAAAATGGCGCCTTTCGTGGATCATGTTTTGGCGCTTTTTCCATTTGAGCCGCCCTATATGCAGGCCGCGGGTATGAGTTGTGACTTTGTGGGGCATCCCGTGGTAAACGATCCGTGTGCCACGCGCGGTGAAGCCCAACGGTTTCGCGCAGAAACGGGTATTGATGACGCGCCAATGATCCTTTGTTTGCCCGGATCACGCGGTTCAGAGATAAAACGTCTGGCGCCTGTGTTCGCAAAGGTGGTCGAAAAACTGCACGCAGCACGCCCTGATTTGAAGTTTGTATTGCCCATGGCGGCGTCGGTTGTAACGTTGGTAAAAGATCAGATTGCAACCTGGCCGGTTAAGCCGTTTCTAATTGAACCACGCTCAGATGTGCACGCCTACAGCCAAAAACGCGCGGCGTTTCAAGCGGCAGATGTCGCCCTTGCGGCCTCAGGGACCGTAGCTTTAGAGCTTGCCGCCACGCAAACGCCTATGGTGGTTGCCTATGATATGGGGTTTTTGTCGCGGCAAATCATTGGACGCATGTTAAAAGTTGAAACGGTGAGTTTGGTCAATTTGATTACAGATAGCAAATCTATCCCCGAATTCATCGCCGAAAATTGTCGGGAAGAGTTGATCACGCCAAGCGTTTTAAAGGTGCTTGACGATCCAACGGGCCAGATCCAAGCTATGCAAAGCACAATGCAGGCACTTGG includes:
- the lpxB gene encoding lipid-A-disaccharide synthase codes for the protein MKVFLLAGEASGDKLGAALMAGLLKHMPNRPEFYGVGGPLMEQAGLKTLFPMSDISLMGISEILSKYRFLKRRIAEAADAVIAGEADVLITIDLPEFSLRLAKAVRRRKQVPSVHYVAPTVWAWRPGRAQKMAPFVDHVLALFPFEPPYMQAAGMSCDFVGHPVVNDPCATRGEAQRFRAETGIDDAPMILCLPGSRGSEIKRLAPVFAKVVEKLHAARPDLKFVLPMAASVVTLVKDQIATWPVKPFLIEPRSDVHAYSQKRAAFQAADVALAASGTVALELAATQTPMVVAYDMGFLSRQIIGRMLKVETVSLVNLITDSKSIPEFIAENCREELITPSVLKVLDDPTGQIQAMQSTMQALGQNGHPPGERAAQSVIKFLAAQ